One part of the Pelodiscus sinensis isolate JC-2024 unplaced genomic scaffold, ASM4963464v1 ctg185, whole genome shotgun sequence genome encodes these proteins:
- the MMP25 gene encoding LOW QUALITY PROTEIN: matrix metalloproteinase-25 (The sequence of the model RefSeq protein was modified relative to this genomic sequence to represent the inferred CDS: deleted 1 base in 1 codon), giving the protein MLRGPALWLGLGALVSLPHSPAGRPSAQRLSKGVDWLTRFGYLPPPDPMQAQLQTQEGLSDAIRMMQKFAGLQETGILDEGTLAMMDRPRCSLPDIVGTSELMRRRKRYAHSGSVWGKKQLTWRVRSYPQASSLSRDDVRSLLFYALQAWANASALTFQEASGDGADILVEFSRAFHQDGYPFDGPGSTLAHAFFPGEHPISGDTHFDDEETWVYEPRATAPGAGRDLFAVAVHEFGHALGLAHSSTKESIMMPYYQGPVGQPHLYQLPPDDALGIQTLYGRRQRRPGDDPPARPIPTQPPIPDLPPHRPTQQPRPPAPDRCQAHFDAIANIRGEVFFFKKKHFWRMQIARNLVSLEPAQTQRFWMGLPTDLGAIDAVYERSNDSKIIFFIGPHFWVFTDTRADPGSPRPITDLGLPPGATVEAAFVWGHNGRTYLFENSRYWRFDDRAGAVEPGYPRPLNLWKGVPAGLDDIISWNDGSTYFFKGSQYWRFLGGSVEAESGYPKSAAQDWMYCQGAPTASPAPGPRGRWGEPGGGQCLCSGAPPGPLAALLTWILALAWALR; this is encoded by the exons ATGCTGCGGGGCCCGGCCCTATGGCTCGGGCTGGGGGCCCtggtctccctgccccacagccccgctgGCCGGCCCAGCGCCCAGCGCCTCAGCAAGGGGGTG GACTGGCTGACCCGATTCGGGTacctgccccccccagaccccaTGCAGGCCCAACTGCAGACCCAGGAGGGGCTGAGTGATGCCATCCGGATGATGCAGAAGTTTGCCGGACTGCAGGAGACCGGGATTCTGG ACGAGGGGACGCTGGCGATGATGGACCGGCCgcgctgctcc ctcccggacATCGTGGGCACCTCGGAGCTGATGCGCCGGCGCAAGCGTTACGCCCACAGCGGCAGCGtctgggggaagaagcagctgaCCTGGAG ggtGCGCTCCTACCCCCAGGCCTCCAGCCTGTCGCGGGACGACGTCCGCAGCCTGCTCTTCTACGCCCTGCAGGCCTGGGCCAACGCCTCGGCCCTCACCTTCCAGGAGGCGTCCGGCGACGGGGCCGACATCCTGGTGGAGTTCAGCCGCGCCTTCCACCAGGACGGGTACCCCTTCGACGGGCCCGGCAGCACCCTGGCCCACGCCTTCTTCCCCGGCGAGCACCCCATCTCCGGGGACACCCACTTCGACGACGAGGAGACCTGGGTCTACGAGCCCCGTGCCACAGCGCCAG gagcCGGCAGGGATCTCTTCGCCGTGGCCGTGCACGAGTTCGGCCACGCCCTGGGACTGGCCCATTCCTCCACCAAAGAGTCCATCATGATGCCCTATTACCAGGGCCCCGTGGGGCAGCCCCACCTCTACCAGCTGCCCCCCGATGACGCCCTGGGCATCCAGACCCTGTACG GAAGGAGGCAGCGTCGCCCTGGAGACGATCCGCCGGCCCGGCCtatccccacccagccccccattCCCGACCTGCCGCCCCACAGGCCCACCCAGCA gccccgcccgcccgcccccgaCCGCTGCCAGGCCCACTTCGATGCCATCGCCAACATCCGCGGGGAGGTTTTCTTCTTCAAGA AGAAGCATTTCTGGAGGATGCAGATAGCCCGTAACCTGGTCTCCCTAGAGCCAGCTCAGACCCAGCGATTCTGGATGGGGCTCCCCACAGATTTGGGGGCAATCGATGCTGTCTACGAGAGGAGTAATGACAGCAAGATCATCTTCTTCATCG GGCCGCATTTCTGGGTCTTCACTGACACGCGGGCGGATCCGGGGTCTCCCCGCCCCATCACCGACCTGGGGCTGCCGCCAGGGGCCACCGTGGAGGCGGCCTTCGTCTGGGGGCACAACGGCAGGACCTACCTCTTCGAGAACAGCCGCTACTGGCGCTTCGACGACCGAGCCGGGGCCGTGGAGCCCGGGTACCCCCGGCCGCTGAACCTCTGGAAGGGGGTGCCCGCCGGGCTGGACGACATCATCAGCTGGAATGACG GAAGCACCTACTTTTTCAAGGGCTCCCAATACTGGCGCTTTCTGGGGGGCAGCGTGGAGGCTGAGAGCGGctaccccaagtcagctgcccaGGACTGGATGTATTGCCAGGGTGCCCCCACTGCATCTCCGGCCCCAGGGCCCCGTGGAAGGTGGGGGGAGCCTGGAGGTGGCCAGTGCCTCTGCAGTGGGGCCCCGCCGGGCCCTCTGGCAGCCCTCCTGACTTGGATCCTGGCTCTGGCATGGGCCCTGCGGTGA
- the LOC142825360 gene encoding zymogen granule membrane protein 16-like produces the protein MLRILLLAAIGAVGRAQEQPVEASFSGLYGGTWGNEFSQTSYEIVGPITGMKIWSGSLTLHGIQVRYGTVWSGVSGETWGTMVEMDLQEGESVVQAQGSYSSWVVTSVTFTTSLGRTFVFGNQSGTSFLALPVTQGAVLRAISGRRLEQEKHELRRRLEAREAEWEMRAAELEGDLAALRAQLGHQRLEQQDTSRESSQALLQLSEQNQRLAEQLSQRLCLTYGK, from the exons ATGCTGCGGATCCTTCTCCTCGCTGCGATCGGCGCCGTCGGCAGAG CACAAGAGCAACCTGTGGAAGCCTCGTTCTCTGGGCTCTATGGAGGCACCTGGGGAAACGAATTCTCCCAGACCTCTTACGAGATCGTCGGACCCATCACTGGAATGAAGATCTGGTCGGGCAGCCTGACCCTCCACGG GATCCAGGTGCGCTACGGGACCGTGTGGAGCGGGGTGAGCGGGGAGACCTGGGGCACCATGGTGGAGATGGACCTGCAGGAGGGCGAGAGCGTCGTTCAGGCCCAGGGCAGTTACAGCTCCTGGGTCGTCACCTCCGTCACCTTCACCACCAGCCTGGGCCGCACCTTCGTCTTCGGCAACCAGAGCGGCACCAGCTTCCTCGCGCTGCCCGTGACCCAGGGCGCCGTGCTGCGGGCCATCAGCGGGCGG aggctggagcaggagaagCACGAGCTGCGGCGGCGGCTGGAGGCCAGGGAGGCCGAGtgggagatgcgggcggcggagCTGGAGGGCGACTTGGCGGCCCTgcgagcccagctgggccaccagCGCCTGGAGCAGCAGGACACCAGCCGGGagagctcccaggccctgctgcagctgtcGGAGCAGAACCAGCGCCTGGCCGAGCAGCTGAGCCAG AGGCTGTGCCTGACGTACGGGAAATAA